One Nitrososphaerota archaeon genomic window carries:
- a CDS encoding Mrp/NBP35 family ATP-binding protein gives MNALSTVVDPEVGLSIVELGMVKDIKIEDGKVKLLIALTVPSCPLANTIKRDVEKAVSNLDGVQSVAVDTTSMSQEELNKLRERLQEKSGKKAASTGVEKLDKKNIAHIIAVVSGKGGVGKSSVSALLATELRRMGYEVGVLDADVTGPSIAKIFNLDERPKIGQKGIIPPTTKSGIKAISVNLLLDNPEQAVVWRGPIVSNVIKQLYSEVDWGDLHFLIIDLPPGTSDAPLTVYQSIPIDGVVVISTPQDLALMIVAKAVNMAKTINVPVLGLIENMGYLICPHCSQRINLFGESKGEKAAKRFNIPFLGVIPLDPELVKMADKGRIEDYQSEAFTEVATNFKDTVLKNLVDTSPIGWKSAS, from the coding sequence ATGAACGCGCTTTCTACCGTAGTTGACCCAGAAGTAGGCTTAAGCATCGTTGAACTCGGGATGGTCAAAGATATCAAGATAGAGGATGGCAAAGTCAAGTTACTTATCGCTCTAACGGTGCCGAGCTGCCCATTAGCTAACACCATAAAGAGAGACGTTGAAAAGGCCGTAAGTAATTTGGATGGCGTCCAGAGTGTTGCTGTAGATACTACATCCATGAGCCAAGAAGAGCTGAATAAGCTCAGAGAAAGACTTCAAGAAAAGTCTGGCAAAAAGGCTGCTTCTACTGGCGTAGAGAAACTAGATAAAAAGAACATAGCACACATAATAGCGGTTGTATCAGGTAAAGGCGGGGTAGGTAAATCATCTGTCTCAGCCTTACTTGCAACAGAGCTTAGAAGAATGGGTTACGAAGTTGGAGTGCTGGATGCGGACGTGACTGGACCGAGCATAGCTAAGATCTTCAACCTAGATGAGAGACCCAAAATAGGGCAAAAAGGTATAATACCACCCACAACAAAAAGCGGAATAAAGGCTATTTCGGTAAACCTGCTCTTAGACAACCCAGAGCAGGCTGTTGTTTGGAGAGGACCTATTGTAAGTAATGTGATAAAGCAACTCTACTCTGAGGTGGATTGGGGTGATCTACACTTCCTCATAATCGATCTTCCCCCAGGCACAAGCGACGCACCCCTAACAGTTTACCAATCCATACCTATCGATGGGGTTGTAGTAATAAGCACACCACAAGATCTAGCTTTGATGATAGTTGCAAAAGCGGTTAACATGGCTAAGACGATAAATGTGCCTGTGCTTGGTCTTATCGAAAACATGGGCTACTTAATCTGCCCACACTGCAGCCAAAGAATCAACCTATTTGGTGAATCAAAAGGTGAAAAGGCGGCAAAGAGATTTAACATACCGTTTCTCGGAGTGATTCCTCTTGACCCTGAGTTGGTCAAAATGGCGGATAAGGGGCGTATAGAAGACTATCAAAGCGAAGCCTTCACCGAAGTAGCTACAAACTTCAAGGATACTGTTCTGAAGAACTTAGTAGATACATCTCCTATCGGTTGGAAGAGCGCGTCCTAA
- a CDS encoding ECF transporter S component, translated as MDTINTEVKFSKSRRIAAIAVFAAVAAVIRLQSKVLSLPFPLMPALKLEIWEIPVALGLLLYGPSVGFSAGVVVLGIGLTIGSNPTGQVYNFVAFSSMLIGMLLANKLYSRSKRFSLRGSLLTSAIGGIIFRVAVMVPFMLVLLPLPPPVGFNLPLWSNPLLLRSWAIALILFNSLVAAYTIPLSYVIEEALVKRLTPLTWIRLPLLRLQALGSKESK; from the coding sequence TTGGATACAATTAATACTGAAGTTAAGTTTAGCAAAAGTAGAAGAATAGCGGCTATAGCGGTCTTCGCAGCTGTTGCCGCGGTAATAAGACTGCAGAGCAAAGTTTTGAGCCTACCCTTCCCTCTTATGCCAGCTTTAAAGCTTGAGATCTGGGAGATTCCTGTCGCACTAGGGTTACTACTTTACGGGCCTAGTGTTGGGTTTAGTGCTGGTGTGGTGGTCTTAGGCATAGGTCTTACGATTGGCAGTAATCCAACAGGTCAAGTATATAACTTCGTGGCCTTCTCGAGTATGCTAATTGGTATGCTGTTAGCCAACAAGCTTTATTCACGCAGCAAAAGATTCAGTCTAAGAGGTAGCCTGCTAACTTCTGCAATAGGTGGTATAATATTCAGAGTAGCTGTTATGGTTCCCTTTATGTTGGTTCTGCTACCGCTACCCCCACCTGTAGGCTTCAATTTACCGCTCTGGAGCAACCCTCTACTACTTAGAAGCTGGGCGATAGCGCTCATTCTATTTAACTCACTGGTAGCAGCATACACCATACCTCTATCGTATGTGATTGAAGAGGCTTTAGTCAAAAGGTTGACGCCCTTGACTTGGATACGCTTACCCCTTCTAAGGCTTCAAGCCTTAGGAAGCAAAGAGTCTAAATAG
- a CDS encoding radical SAM protein, which yields MYLADIKLNNLTRFLLGYRRTAVFAVTPQCNCRCLMCGMWEKPKQHISLSYAKQIIDFLAERRFLILYLTGGEPTLHPNICEIVRYASSKGLITTMTTNGTAPQKTMKRLKESGLQSISVSLDHYDPHRCESIRGVKGIMRKQINTLLYANTLGLRPYALTYLGPEIARDDVAKLISYVNKLGLPWGFCYPTDARNSFTLKAEAQRQADLLNALHTILYLKKSHLGRITNTLAYIEDAILHTENKPTKYSCLAGYTVVYVDWFGDVYPCFMRKKMFNIFDKEEKFKRFNCDLCLANCFREPSYLAKLSLAFALKETFS from the coding sequence GTGTACTTAGCCGATATCAAACTAAATAATTTAACACGCTTCCTACTGGGATACAGGAGGACAGCAGTTTTCGCAGTCACGCCGCAATGTAACTGTAGATGCCTTATGTGTGGTATGTGGGAGAAGCCTAAGCAGCATATCTCTTTATCTTATGCCAAACAGATTATTGATTTTCTCGCAGAGAGGCGTTTTCTAATACTTTACTTAACAGGCGGCGAACCTACCCTCCACCCAAATATATGCGAAATCGTTAGATACGCTTCATCTAAAGGTCTGATAACTACTATGACCACCAACGGAACCGCACCACAGAAGACCATGAAGAGGTTGAAGGAGAGTGGGCTTCAAAGCATAAGCGTCTCTTTAGATCATTACGACCCACACCGCTGCGAATCCATCAGAGGTGTTAAAGGAATTATGCGGAAGCAGATCAACACCCTCCTCTACGCAAACACATTAGGTCTAAGACCATACGCTCTTACATACCTTGGACCAGAGATTGCTAGGGATGATGTTGCGAAACTTATCAGCTATGTGAATAAATTGGGGCTACCTTGGGGCTTCTGCTACCCTACAGACGCAAGAAACTCGTTTACACTGAAGGCCGAGGCTCAAAGGCAAGCCGATCTATTAAATGCTCTACATACCATATTGTACCTAAAGAAGAGTCATCTAGGAAGAATTACTAACACTTTAGCTTACATAGAGGATGCTATACTTCATACTGAAAATAAGCCGACAAAATACTCTTGCTTAGCCGGATATACCGTGGTTTATGTAGATTGGTTTGGTGATGTCTACCCCTGTTTTATGAGGAAGAAGATGTTTAACATATTTGATAAAGAAGAGAAGTTTAAGAGATTTAACTGCGATCTCTGCTTAGCCAACTGCTTCCGAGAGCCATCCTACCTAGCTAAACTGTCTTTAGCATTCGCCCTTAAAGAGACCTTCAGCTAA
- a CDS encoding isoprenylcysteine carboxylmethyltransferase family protein — protein sequence MREEKAKYVYAAIVVFILLTSIYVRLFFGPFLFQLPNIVAWSVGGVFFFVGSILFIKWRKLKDEIYKGILVTKGVYEHIRHPHYSSNILMAFGVSFLLQSLLFLLFAILNVIVLNEVARKEEDYLIKTYGAAYNEYMKKVRWRFIPLVI from the coding sequence GTGAGAGAAGAAAAGGCAAAATACGTTTACGCCGCAATAGTTGTTTTTATCCTTTTAACTAGTATATATGTGAGATTATTTTTCGGACCATTTCTGTTTCAGCTTCCAAATATTGTGGCTTGGTCGGTCGGGGGTGTATTTTTCTTTGTTGGTTCTATACTCTTTATCAAATGGCGCAAGTTAAAAGATGAAATATACAAAGGGATACTGGTAACGAAGGGAGTATATGAACATATTCGCCACCCTCACTATTCATCCAATATTTTGATGGCATTCGGGGTCTCCTTTTTATTACAATCTCTATTGTTTCTACTCTTCGCTATTTTAAACGTAATAGTCTTAAATGAAGTTGCGAGAAAAGAGGAGGACTATTTGATTAAAACATACGGAGCTGCATACAACGAATATATGAAAAAAGTACGCTGGCGTTTCATACCATTAGTGATATAA
- the modA gene encoding molybdate ABC transporter substrate-binding protein has translation MENKAGRHRCMKKIIFFLFIVILLVGFGLGFIVEQSIATKTQKSLFVYWGAATRAPALEIIDAFKNTTGVRVEATFGGSGPLLSALEMSKSGDLYLGVGTTSEMEMALKKNLVDASSVRRIAYLVPVIFVQKGNPKNITTLEDLARSDVKLCLTDPTYGVGLFVKKILERNGLWDRIKGRFVEVRSGEEAVANIILGSVDATVSWHVFYYQNKEKVELVWIDPSQIEVSTVPAAITLYSKDKVLSDVFLSFLSSNTSKEILAKYGYVTTVEQGVKLTPYSETWWRQQIER, from the coding sequence TTGGAAAACAAGGCAGGTAGGCATAGGTGTATGAAGAAGATAATCTTCTTTCTGTTTATAGTTATTTTGCTAGTTGGATTTGGTTTAGGTTTTATTGTAGAACAGAGTATTGCAACAAAAACTCAGAAGAGCTTGTTTGTTTACTGGGGGGCTGCGACCAGAGCGCCTGCTCTTGAGATAATAGATGCCTTTAAGAACACAACGGGCGTAAGAGTTGAAGCTACGTTCGGCGGCTCCGGTCCCCTACTCTCTGCACTAGAGATGAGTAAATCTGGAGACCTCTACTTAGGTGTCGGCACAACCTCTGAAATGGAAATGGCTCTTAAAAAGAATCTGGTTGATGCGTCGAGCGTTCGTAGAATAGCTTACTTGGTTCCGGTGATATTTGTTCAGAAAGGTAACCCGAAGAACATCACTACTCTTGAAGATCTAGCGCGCTCCGATGTCAAGTTGTGCTTGACAGATCCAACATATGGTGTAGGCTTATTTGTCAAGAAGATTTTGGAGCGTAATGGGTTGTGGGATAGGATTAAAGGCAGATTTGTAGAGGTGAGAAGCGGGGAAGAGGCTGTGGCAAACATAATCTTGGGAAGCGTTGACGCAACAGTAAGCTGGCACGTCTTCTATTACCAGAATAAGGAGAAAGTGGAATTGGTGTGGATCGACCCGAGTCAAATAGAGGTTTCTACCGTTCCAGCAGCAATCACCCTCTACTCAAAAGATAAGGTGTTGAGCGACGTTTTCCTCAGTTTTCTAAGCTCTAATACATCTAAAGAAATCCTCGCAAAGTACGGATATGTAACTACTGTAGAGCAGGGGGTAAAGCTCACACCTTACTCAGAAACTTGGTGGAGACAACAGATAGAGAGGTGA
- a CDS encoding radical SAM protein, with protein sequence MLGMPSVYGPVPSWRLGRSLGIDVLFPPKTCTFDCVYCQLGPTVKKISGPEELEGSVKVETVLQDLRAALETIPLRSLDYITFSGSGEPTLNPMLGKMIDAMKSLTNGVPIAVLTNASLVSRKDVRMNLCKADLVVAKLDAPNQELFEAVNRPAKNITLSSIVKGLKLLREEMDGRLALQIMLFHSSQGLGNEGSSEALAQLSSTIKPDEIQLNTPTRPPSEKFVLPLRAEELEQASQKFREMLPSADVVIRSSPRQSAPAEKRRIDEEGILEMLKRRPCRLIDVVEAFGTNESKVRPLIEKLVTSRRIIAVQLGDDIYYEATI encoded by the coding sequence ATGCTTGGTATGCCTTCAGTATATGGTCCAGTGCCTTCTTGGCGCCTTGGTCGCTCACTAGGAATCGATGTTCTATTCCCGCCGAAAACCTGCACCTTCGACTGCGTCTACTGCCAACTCGGTCCGACCGTCAAGAAGATTTCTGGACCAGAGGAGCTAGAGGGCTCTGTGAAGGTGGAAACGGTTCTACAGGATCTTAGAGCGGCGTTAGAGACCATCCCTCTACGCTCACTGGATTATATTACCTTCTCAGGATCTGGCGAGCCCACCTTGAACCCGATGCTTGGTAAGATGATCGATGCGATGAAAAGTTTGACTAATGGTGTACCCATAGCCGTCTTAACGAATGCATCGCTTGTGAGCCGTAAGGATGTAAGGATGAACTTATGTAAAGCCGATCTGGTGGTTGCGAAGCTGGATGCACCAAATCAAGAACTCTTCGAGGCTGTGAATCGGCCGGCGAAGAATATCACACTATCCTCTATCGTAAAGGGATTGAAGCTTTTAAGAGAAGAGATGGATGGGCGTCTGGCTCTTCAAATCATGCTCTTCCATTCCTCCCAAGGCCTCGGTAATGAAGGCTCTTCCGAAGCGCTGGCTCAACTGTCTTCGACGATAAAGCCTGACGAAATCCAGCTCAACACGCCTACCAGACCACCATCTGAGAAGTTTGTGCTTCCATTAAGAGCAGAAGAGTTAGAACAAGCGTCACAAAAGTTCAGGGAGATGCTCCCCTCCGCCGACGTAGTTATAAGGAGTAGCCCTAGGCAGTCCGCACCAGCAGAAAAAAGGAGGATTGATGAGGAAGGAATCCTAGAAATGCTCAAGCGCAGACCTTGCCGCCTAATCGATGTGGTCGAAGCGTTCGGAACGAACGAAAGCAAAGTAAGACCACTTATAGAAAAGCTTGTCACATCACGTAGAATAATTGCTGTACAGCTAGGTGACGATATTTACTACGAGGCTACGATATAA
- a CDS encoding DUF134 domain-containing protein: MPGYGWRWRHGRGPGRPMKPRVIKGLPEVSRFIPASPKGNIISGKEPLVMTPDELEALRLVDYDGLLQEEAAQRMGVSRGTVWRCLDSARRKVATMLVEGRELVITSIEEHLTQDTTSPPQKDVKG; this comes from the coding sequence ATGCCGGGCTATGGTTGGCGGTGGAGACACGGTAGAGGACCTGGTCGGCCTATGAAGCCGAGGGTGATTAAGGGTCTGCCAGAGGTGAGTCGATTCATTCCAGCATCTCCTAAAGGCAACATTATTTCAGGGAAGGAACCGCTCGTCATGACGCCTGATGAACTTGAGGCGTTGAGGTTGGTTGATTACGATGGCTTACTGCAGGAGGAAGCGGCGCAAAGAATGGGTGTCTCACGGGGAACGGTGTGGAGATGCTTGGATAGTGCTCGGAGAAAGGTGGCTACGATGCTCGTAGAGGGAAGGGAGCTAGTCATAACCTCAATCGAAGAACACTTGACGCAGGATACTACAAGTCCACCACAGAAGGACGTTAAAGGGTAA
- a CDS encoding DUF5320 domain-containing protein — protein MGYRWRRMYYLTGLPGWMRFGYSPGWVDRSPTGLPPTAEWIVSSGLMPQYREYLRTRHIPSAAPFYSPSAPVSKEDEVRMLEEQAKAIESQLDATRRRLEQLRKSSSTQTSQPYYPTYGYPPTPYAPPSPKEELVSLEDYRRYLDEEVRRVEARIEELKKIREGKPSA, from the coding sequence ATGGGCTATCGATGGCGAAGAATGTATTATTTGACTGGACTACCAGGTTGGATGAGGTTTGGCTATTCGCCTGGCTGGGTAGATAGGTCGCCTACTGGTCTTCCGCCTACAGCGGAGTGGATCGTGTCCAGCGGCCTGATGCCGCAGTATCGGGAATACTTGAGGACTAGACATATACCATCAGCAGCTCCCTTCTACTCCCCTAGTGCTCCTGTAAGTAAAGAGGATGAGGTTCGAATGCTAGAGGAGCAGGCTAAAGCCATTGAATCACAGCTTGACGCCACAAGAAGGAGGTTAGAGCAGTTAAGGAAGAGCTCTTCAACTCAGACATCTCAACCCTACTATCCTACTTACGGATACCCGCCAACACCCTACGCTCCGCCTTCACCTAAAGAGGAGCTGGTTTCACTAGAGGACTACAGGAGGTATTTGGACGAAGAGGTTCGTCGCGTGGAGGCGAGGATTGAGGAGTTGAAGAAGATTCGTGAAGGGAAACCTTCAGCCTAA
- a CDS encoding DUF5320 domain-containing protein encodes MGPWGWFLDPYAYPYWRCRRFPWLPRWWWAGMYRPTVPYPMPYWMPPLSKEEEIAMLEDEAKMLEQELERIKKRLEELKK; translated from the coding sequence ATGGGTCCGTGGGGTTGGTTCCTAGATCCCTATGCATACCCATACTGGCGGTGCAGACGGTTCCCCTGGCTACCGAGATGGTGGTGGGCAGGTATGTATAGGCCGACAGTACCGTACCCTATGCCATATTGGATGCCTCCTTTGTCGAAGGAGGAAGAGATAGCGATGCTAGAAGATGAAGCAAAGATGTTAGAGCAGGAGTTGGAGAGAATCAAAAAGCGACTGGAGGAGCTTAAAAAGTAG